In one window of Musa acuminata AAA Group cultivar baxijiao chromosome BXJ3-2, Cavendish_Baxijiao_AAA, whole genome shotgun sequence DNA:
- the LOC135630702 gene encoding transcription factor MYB61-like, which translates to MGRQSCCYKQKLRKGLWSPEEDEKLIRHITKYGHGCWSSVPKQAGLERCGKSCRLRWINYLRPDLKRGTFSKQEESLIIELHAVLGNRWSQIASRLPGRTDNEIKNFWNSCVKKKLRQSGIDPNTHKPLAELEDKTSNSGDLKAPATTLEKTKHSVHKPASSSSSSGESRTWKNSVTPTKGFFHDHESSSVCHLSPLPQSGFAPDCAPLFEMNQELNCSTISTVLLSVPSGNISALMSLKPNIDLFRDEIDAIQCSSDVYLSNSRRSSMNTGSVIELQSSTSFDGGILPFSELTPEKNAHVQLEREHEDLKWSEYLQGTITASATIQSQSHPLQYDIKTESQSVLVGLGTWQQNQQGQQQLQSSNIYGKDFHMVSVGFGQV; encoded by the exons ATGGGGAGGCAATCGTGCTGCTACAAGCAGAAGCTGAGGAAAGGCCTGTGGTCTCCTGAGGAAGATGAGAAGCTGATCAGGCATATAACCAAGTATGGCCATGGATGCTGGAGCTCAGTTCCTAAACAAGCAG GTCTTGAGAGGTGCGGAAAGAGCTGCAGGTTGAGGTGGATAAACTACCTGAGGCCTGATCTCAAGAGAGGGACGTTCTCAAAGCAGGAGGAGAGTCTCATAATTGAACTCCATGCAGTGCTCGGGAACAG ATGGTCACAGATTGCATCACGTTTGCCAGGAaggaccgacaacgagatcaagaacttctGGAACTCCTGCGTCAAGAAGAAGCTCAGGCAGAGTGGCATCGACCCCAACACTCACAAGCCGCTCGCAGAGTTGGAAGACAAGACCTCTAACTCCGGTGATCTCAAAGCCCCCGCCACAACCTTGGAGAAAACCAAGCATTCGGTACACAAGccggcatcatcatcatcatcatcaggcgAGAGCAGAACATGGAAGAATTCGGTGACGCCGACCAAAGGCTTCTTCCACGACCATGAGAGCTCATCGGTCTGCCACTTATCCCCTCTTCCACAGTCAGGCTTTGCCCCTGACTGCGCTCCTCTCTTCGAAATGAACCAGGAGTTAAATTGCAGCACGATATCCACAGTTCTGCTATCGGTTCCCAGCGGAAACATCTCAGCTTTGATGAGCCTGAAACCAAATATCGATCTTTTCCGTGATGAAATTGATGCTATTCAGTGCAGCAGTGATGTTTATTTGAGTAACAGTCGCCGGAGCAGCATGAACACTGGTAGCGTAATCGAGTTGCAAAGCAGCACCTCCTTCGACGGTGGCATCCTCCCTTTCTCGGAGCTGACGCCAGAAAAGAACGCCCACGTCCAGCTCGAACGGGAACACGAGGACCTCAAATGGTCAGAGTACCTTCAAGGAACCATTACAGCATCGGCAACAATCCAAAGCCAAAGTCATCCTCTGCAATATGACATCAAGACCGAAAGCCAATCTGTACTCGTTGGTCTGGGCACTTGGCAGCAGAATCAGCAAGGACAGCAGCAGTTGCAGTCCTCAAACATCTACGGTAAGGATTTCCATATGGTATCTGTAGGTTTCGGACAGGTTTAA
- the LOC135630708 gene encoding diacylglycerol O-acyltransferase 3-like, translating to MEVSGAVLRRNPAVSVSPSLRNSGRPALACSSTVGFGRRASVSARPMGASAESGGGGAVFADVGHLNYYASPVRSGEGKRKKKEQKKRAKLVKGLSRDLTTLFTLGIGADAAEGVAGEVKGKMISEAAEILLAELEQLRAQQKEMKRKRKEEKSTMKAARAKQCAMAESSSSSSSESSDSERDEVVKMRNFGAAAVQEPRLEDLAIPSAEAECSPRPSTLEPKALKPSQGCCGTGSSACVGCCNSSSTSSSTSGVRKPMNKIEVCMGGKCRRSGAAELMEEFEKMIGVEGAVVGCKCMGKCRDGPNVRVLDRSNGNGQEAVSVPKNPLCIGVGLQDVGTIVANFFGQESLGLVAA from the exons ATGGAGGTCTCCGGCGCCGTGCTCCGGCGAAACCCGGCCGTCTCCGTCTCCCCGTCTCTCCGAAATTCCGGCCGCCCTGCCCTCGCATGCTCGTCGACGGTGGGGTTTGGGAGGAGGGCGAGCGTTTCGGCTCGGCCGATGGGAGCTTCAGCTGAAAGCGGAGGCGGCGGAGCGGTGTTCGCCGACGTGGGACACCTCAACTACTACGCTTCCCCGGTGAGGAGCGGCGaggggaagaggaagaaaaaagagCAGAAAAAGAGGGCGAAGCTGGTGAAGGGGCTATCGAGGGATCTGACCACGTTGTTCACGTTGGGGATCGGCGCCGATGCCGCCGAAGGGGTTGCCGGAGAAGTCAAGGGGAAGATGATCTCG GAAGCGGCAGAGATTTTGCTAGCAGAATTAGAACAGCTGAGAGCCCAACAGAAGGAGATGAAGAGAAAGCGGAAGGAAGAGAAGTCTACGATGAAGGCCGCAAGGGCTAAACAATGTGCAATGGCTGAATCCTCCTCGAGCTCTTCCTCGGAGTCGAGCGATAGCGAACGCGATGAGGTcgtcaagatgagaaattttggagCTGCTGCTGTCCAGGAACCCAGATTGGAAGACCTGGCAATTCCATCTGCAGAAGCTGAGTGCAGTCCACGACCTTCAACTTTGGAGCCTAAAGCACTGAAACCTTCTCAAGGATGCTGTGGTACCGGCAGTAGTGCATGTGTTGGTTGCTGTAATAGTAGTAGTACGAGCAGCAGCACATCAGGAGTCAGGAAACCGATGAACAAGATTGAGGTTTGCATGGGAGGCAAGTGCAGGAGGTCTGGTGCGGCAGAGCTGATGGAGGAATTCGAGAAGATGATCGGCGTCGAAGGGGCCGTGGTTGGCTGCAAGTGCATGGGCAAGTGTAGAGATGGACCAAACGTTCGAGTCTTGGATCGCAGCAATGGCAATGGCCAGGAAGCAGTCAGTGTTCCCAAGAATCCCTTGTGTATTGGTGTCGGATTACAAGATGTTGGCACGATTGTGGCCAATTTCTTTGGGCAGGAGAGTTTAGGGCTTGTGGCAGCATAG